The region caataaggctttatgtgccattgccatgagctgtgatgctacgcaactgccctatgtgcaaaatgctgaaaatgccaagcaagcctggggcagtttggaaagggtccatcagagaaaaacagctggagctaagctgcatgctatgaggcatctctttgagttgagactgagaccaggacaacccattaaggagcatattgccaatgtgattgatgcattccataagctgcagcggcatgagcttgtgttcaaagagaaggaaaaagtttatattttgctgtctagtttgggaaacgcctatgagCATTTGTGCTTAACGTTTGAGGCCATGCCTGAAGatgaactcacgattgcttacgtttctgggcgtttggcggatgaggaacagcgacgccagaaagaatcggctgagaaggggggccgtgggcgcagagaagccagtgggggtgcagtaaaaagcactgaggaatccactgtgagtgcgtgcgcaacaaggctttgttttcggtgccagcagcctgggcacgtagcgagattttgcccagctccggaagcagccaaggtcactcagccaggtgccaggcaacccagcggacgtggtcgtgggaccagccagcagcgctgaggcagaggacgtgggaaaactacagataagcctgtcagccaacatctttctgctgccttagcaacggttagaaacagaggacaggacagtttcacttttattatcgactcaggcagcacccatcatcttgtaccgccttcaggacagatcctgaactgcaggccacttgaagatgaaaaaagcctgcatcttgctgatggttcttctggaacaattaaaagcaagggtgttttttatatgcaatgcttagacactaaccttgatgtttatgttgttccaggcatggagaatggtcttttaagtgtgtcttgcttattgcgtgagggctttgaaataagttttgccaatggtgtttgcaaaattgccagagatggggctgagctggtaagtgttactgttgggtctgatggtctgtttgtcctagatgggagggggcaagcaggtggaagtaacactggtgatgctcaggcgaAAAGCgctaataccccaaagggcacagagggcgctatccataaggattgtattcatgcttggcaccgtaaattttgtcacatgtcttttccttatgtgcaaaaagcccctgattttgtcaaaggttgcaggttcaagccatgtcaaaaacacctgcaatgccgcgcatgtgcgaaagcgaagacgaagagatgctcttatcctaggtctgagaggaagagcacaaagccatttcagttagtgcacttggatatttctgggcctatgtcaacatcaagtttaggtggttcaaaatatgttttgtgtcttctggatgagttcagccatttttcctgggtcataacactgaaagagaagggggaggctgccaaagtgataaaggagtgggtagccgaagtagaactacagttctctctcactgtccagtgttttcagagtgacagggcgggagagtttttgagtgcagaactacaagggtttttccgcagcaagggaattaggcacaggaaaaccgccccttttagtccacaggaaaatggtttagctgaaagaaaatttaggacgctgtctgaactggtagaggcaacatttttgatgcaggactaccccagaagttttggggggaatgttataaatttgtgaatttctgttcaaaccgcgcttttaattcagttgtggacaacacaccctactacatgttgtatggcaaagttccgaaggtgcactatttcagaacttttgggtgtgaggcttgggttctaattccaaagcagaagcgcagaaagggaggatcaagatccagaaaaatgatcttctgtggttacgaaccaaactcaaaggcttggaggtttgtaccagcagagggggaccaaacccgcgttcacattagcaggagtgctacgttctgtgaacaagagggctggagacgcattcatgctaaccccgaagttcttcttgactggtcttcaggttttgaccaggaagaggaaactcaggtggctgatgctggagttccaggtgctgcaggaccagatccaggtcaggcagctggtccaagtggtgtagctcctagggaagtgaagcaagtagtcagaagcgcaccgacttcaccccaggtcaagcctgggaagtacagcaaacgtggtaggtcacccacttcacccaaagcaagctcagagggggctgcaaagtgtagtaggtctcttgacagtgctgctagtccgagagagccagtcagagacaagcagttcggatttagagggggaagatgtgggaccaaggcgttcaaaacgcaccacgaaaggtaaaccacctgaaaggttttcagctgtcagtgtatgggcgaacctagcagtgtgtgagcctgaaagctttgaagaggtgcaacagttgtcagtggaggaagctggtaagtggaaagttgcaatggagaaagagttgaactccatgcaatctcttggtgtgtacagtcttacacagttgccagaaggtaagaaagcagtcagttgtaggtgggtctacaggctgaaacccacagtgactggagagcctcagtacaaggctagattagtggctagaggttttactcagaagaaaggaatccactacacagatgtctttagtcccacttcgagagcggaatctttcaggatgcttttagtgactgcagcgcagagaggcctagtggtcaaccactttgatgtggacaccgcttatttgaactctgacctccaggaggagttgtacatgttgcctcctccagggtttgagagtgacgtgccaggtcaggtgtggaagctgcacaagtcgatctacggtctgaagcaatccgctaaaaattggaattcatgtcttgattctgttttgaagagcctaggtttcaggaagagtctagctgacagttgtctgtatctcagaggtgaaggagaacagcaagaactgttgcttgtctatgtagatgacttgatttgcttagcaaagagccagatgcaagtgcagaagtttgcaaaagagctaggcaagaggttcaaactcaagaatctaggtgcagtgaatgtttatctaggtgtgcagatagacagaactgaggatggaagttttttgctcagtcagaaaggcaagattgaacatttgcttgagaagttcagaatgtctgactgtaaaggggtcagaacacccatggagacaaactttgtgaaagagtcacaagcaaaggacaaagtagcgtttgagactcctgaagtgtttcagtcagcgctagggagtctgttgtatttgtcacaatggagcagaccagatattgcttttgcagtcaatttgctcagtagagaagcatcgaaacctagtgtgcatgcttggaatggcattaagagagtgcttaggtatttgcaggagaccaaagagtattgtttgtacatgtcagcgcaaggtgagccacaactcacttgttttgcagatgctgattgggccaatcaggaggacaggaagtcagtgactggtttggtagtcaagtttggaaatgccctgattggttggcggtcgtgcaggcaaagcctaatagcaatgtcttccacggaagccgaattctgtgcgttgtctgcgacatgcactgagttggagtactacagatgtttggtccaggaaatctggggtgattgtagccagcccatcactgtttggggcgacaatcaaccatatttgagactggcggagtctggacagttcaaggccagaaccaaacacttagacatccgcttccgaaacgtatgtcagagcatacaggtaggcttggtaaagttgaggtattgtccaagccaagagaacctagcagatgggttcacaaaacccttgagtttccaacggcatggggaattctgtgaagggttggttttggggtaagtttggatacccgctatccccagtgttcaggtgagagggggtgtgaggagtaacaagtaaccgaaggggttaactgtgtactgtgtagcacctgaccactgaggaagatcatgttacagaatgtgctagaagtgtttctgtgtgtatcagttggttttgtttttgcctgggagacggtcgcaagatgtctgcgagctcaccaggtcgtttgttgttttctctctaaaataaacttcagtagttattagaacaccttggactctgtgtgttcttaagaggctttttatccaacggctatacaagtttccgctgtgtgtgagaagaagaagaactctgctgtgtgttttactgccagcccgggtctacggagcagaggcgctagagaaagcgtgccgggcggtaattagtggctcctaattgagtcataaacaactcaaaggagtcctatatccgtcacagacctcacctggaatactgtgtccagttctgggcaccacagttcaagaaggatactgacaagctggaacgtgtccagaagagggcaaccaaaatggtcaaaaggcctggaaacaatgccttatgaggaatggcttagggagctgggtatgtttagcctggagaagagaaggttaaggggtgatatgataggcatgttcaaatatatcaaaggatgtcatatagaagagggtgaaaggttgttttctgctgctccagagaagcggacacggagcaatggattcaagctacaagaaagaagattccacctaaacattaggaagaacttcctgacagtaagagctgttcaacagtggaatttgctgccaaggagtgtggtggagtctccttctttggaggtctttaagcggaggcttgacagccatctgtcaggaatgctttgatggtgtttcctgcttggcagggggttggactggatggcccttgttgtctcttccaactctatgattctatgaattgcaaGAAGGCGATTGACGTTCGGGTCCCCTCCTGCAATTTTTCCAAATCTGATAATTTAACTGATTCAATTTCTGTGACTCTTGTTTGCAAACCTGCAACCTCTATTTTTACCTCTTGCAGATCATTTTTTAAAGtcccaaaatcttttttaaattcCTGCAGAGCCTTAGTATTTGCTTTAACCTCTGTGGCAAGGCTCTGTAAACTTTGTCTATTTTCCTTCCATAAATTCCAATATCATTTCCCAGCTGGGAACTCAGACTTTCAAGGTCAAAGATAACTTTTGTAATCCAAACAATCAGGGACAAGGCTGGGAACCAGCCTCTCTTTCACTTTCCGCAGGGCAGGATTTAAAACACTTTCATTCTCGCATTGTTACGTCACAATGGCTTCTCACTGTCTGACGCTCCCAGAAACCGAGCAGCTTCTCAAAGACCTTTCAACCTTCTAAAATCTTGTAATTTATTTACAAATCCCCCCATCTCCTCTTCTAAGGGGAGGTTCAACATTCTTACGCTTAAAACTTCTTCCAATATTTTCTCAGCTTAGGTAATATCTTCTGCTCTCCAATACTATCAGCAGAAAGGGACTGGCTTCCATTTTAAAACCCCTATTCTGTATCCAAATTCTCTCAAATTAGCCAAATTAGCCAAATGTCAAAAGTACTCACGGAACATTCCtttaatatcttttttttccttcaaaagaatCGACCGCTATTGCCACTCAGTCCTGCAGCTTCGCACTGTCAAAGGAAGCAATTTGTCAGATGTGCTACAGCTCTGACCCCCTCaatctcgggggctcaaaacagagcctttcTGGGGAGCGGAAGCCCACAATCCACGCTGCCGGAGGTCCAGGTCCCccaaaagctcgatttggggtttCTAAGGGGATCTGTTGCGCTGGAGCGGTATCCCCAGCCTTTGATGCAACGGGGTTCATTCCGATGAGCTCACTCCCGACCATAATGGCTGGGTGATCGCCCGGAAGACCGGGAGAATGCCTTTCTATGGGTTGATAAATGATATGATATATatgatacaaatgtgataaagagtattttaaaatattctcccCCATTCACTTTTCTTATACAATTGTGTTTTGTAAGGGTTGTTTAataatttcccctttttccttttccttttttggttttccctttgtatgaattcgttgatgggaagtgagatcaccactTTGAcgaaatctctttccacattccaagcacaaatatggtttctcccctgtatgaattctttgatgcgtaGTGAGATTGTTCCTGAACCTGAAGctatttccacattccatgcaatgatatggtttctcccctgtatgaattctttgatgggaactgAAATGGCTActgtgagtgaagctctttccacattgcaagcacagatatggtttctcccctgtatgaattctttgatgggaagtgagactctgCCTGgaagtgaagctcttcccacattctaagcactgatagggtttctcccctgtatgaattctttgatgggaagtgagcttaGCCCCCtcccggaagctctttccacattccaagcactgatagggtttctcccctgtatgaattctttgatgcaaaGTGAGACTCTGCCTGaaagtgaagctcttcccacattccaagcactgatatggcttctcccctgaatgaattctgtgatgggcaGTGAGATAGAATCCGTGATTGAAGCtcattccacattccaggcattgatatgctttctcccctgtatgaattcgttgatgggaagtgagatcaccactTTGAcgaaatctctttccacattccaagcacagaTATGGTTTCtcgcctgtatgaattctttgatgcgtaGTGAGACTGTGCCTgagcctgaagctctttccacattccacgcactgatagggtttatctcctgtatgaattctttgatgggaaatgagactatccttccgattaaagctctttctgcattctaagcactgatagggtttctcccctgtatgaattcgttgatgggCAGTGAGAGTCaccctctgactgaagctctttccacattccaggcattgatatggtttctcccctctatgaattatttgatgggaaatgagagtaTCCTTCCGattgaagttctttccacattccaggcattgatagggtttctcccctgtatgaatttgttgatgggaagtgagatggatccgctgactgaagctctttccacattccaagcacttatagggtttctcccctctatgaattctgtgatgggaagtgagatggatccgctgactgaagctctttccacattccaagcactgatatggcttctcccctgtatgaattctttgatgggaagtgagactatgcCTGAGtctaaagctcttcccacattcgaagcactgatagggtttctctcctgtatgaattctttgatgggaaatgagattaTCCTTCCGATTAAAGCTCTTTCTGCACTCTAAGCACTGATAGTGTTTCTCATttgtatgaattcgttgatgggaagtgagactatgcCTGAGtctaaagctcttcccacattcgaagcactgatagggtttctctcctgtatgaattctttgatgggaaatgagactatccttccgattaaagctctttccgcattctaagcactgatagggtttctcccctgtatgaattcgttgatgggaagtgagattgctactttgcctgaagctctttccacattccaagcactgataatgtttctcccctgtatgaattctgtgatgggaagtgagagtatTACTGTGACTGAAGCACttcccacattcaaagcactgatagggtttctcccgtctatgaattctgtgatgggaagtgagatggatccgctgactgaagctctttccacattccaagcactgatatggcttctcccctgtatgaattctttgatgggaagtgagactatgcCTGAGtctaaagctcttcccacattcgaagcactgatagggtttctctcctgtatgaattctttgatgggaaatgagattaTCCTTCCGATTAAAGCTCTTTCTGCACTCTAAGCACTGATAGTGTTTCTCATttgtatgaattcgttgatgggaagtgagactatgcCTGAGtctaaagctcttcccacattcgaagcactgatagggtttctctcctgtatgaattctttgatgggaaatgagactatccttccgattaaagctctttctgcattctaagcactgatagggtttctcccctgtatgaattcgttgatgggaagtgagattgctactttgcctgaagctctttccacattccaagcactgataatgtttctcccctgtatgaattctttgatgggaagtgagactattactgtgactgaagctctttccacattcaaagcactgatagggtttctcccctgaatgaactctttgatgggaagtgagatcaccacttagagtaaagctctttcca is a window of Zootoca vivipara chromosome 12, rZooViv1.1, whole genome shotgun sequence DNA encoding:
- the LOC132592830 gene encoding zinc finger protein 850-like isoform X2, whose protein sequence is MKETDPAKLARMEGGRWTFDLIRLSPASLPTTSERSLPGTSERSGPCSLFWLLNSSGRMKETDPAKLARMEGGRWTVDLVRLSPASLPTTSELSLPGTSERSDGEELEGRNKGDHNRIHIAEKSYKYSECGENIRQSSQSTYRQRKSFVERDSLTSHGRTKSREKLYQCWECGKGFSQISHLTSHQRVHTGEKPYQCFECGKSFTLSGDLTSHQRVHSGEKPYQCFECGKSFSHSNSLTSHQRIHTGEKHYQCLECGKSFRQSSNLTSHQRIHTGEKPYQCLECRKSFNRKDSLISHQRIHTGEKPYQCFECGKSFRLRHSLTSHQRIHTNEKHYQCLECRKSFNRKDNLISHQRIHTGEKPYQCFECGKSFRLRHSLTSHQRIHTGEKPYQCLECGKSFSQRIHLTSHHRIHRREKPYQCFECGKCFSHSNTLTSHHRIHTGEKHYQCLECGKSFRQSSNLTSHQRIHTGEKPYQCLECGKSFNRKDSLISHQRIHTGEKPYQCFECGKSFRLRHSLTSHQRIHTNEKHYQCLECRKSFNRKDNLISHQRIHTGEKPYQCFECGKSFRLRHSLTSHQRIHTGEKPYQCLECGKSFSQRIHLTSHHRIHRGEKPYKCLECGKSFSQRIHLTSHQQIHTGEKPYQCLECGKNFNRKDTLISHQIIHRGEKPYQCLECGKSFSQRVTLTAHQRIHTGEKPYQCLECRKSFNRKDSLISHQRIHTGDKPYQCVECGKSFRLRHSLTTHQRIHTGEKPYLCLECGKRFRQSGDLTSHQRIHTGEKAYQCLECGMSFNHGFYLTAHHRIHSGEKPYQCLECGKSFTFRQSLTLHQRIHTGEKPYQCLECGKSFREGAKLTSHQRIHTGEKPYQCLECGKSFTSRQSLTSHQRIHTGEKPYLCLQCGKSFTHSSHFSSHQRIHTGEKPYHCMECGNSFRFRNNLTTHQRIHTGEKPYLCLECGKRFRQSGDLTSHQRIHTKGKPKKEKEKGEIIKQPLQNTIV
- the LOC132592830 gene encoding zinc finger protein 850-like isoform X5; the protein is MKETDPAKLARMEGGRWTVDLVRLSPASLPTTSELSLPGTSERSDGEELEGRNKGDHNRIHIAEKSYKYSECGENIRQSSQSTYRQRKSFVERDSLTSHGRTKSREKLYQCWECGKGFSQISHLTSHQRVHTGEKPYQCFECGKSFTLSGDLTSHQRVHSGEKPYQCFECGKSFSHSNSLTSHQRIHTGEKHYQCLECGKSFRQSSNLTSHQRIHTGEKPYQCLECRKSFNRKDSLISHQRIHTGEKPYQCFECGKSFRLRHSLTSHQRIHTNEKHYQCLECRKSFNRKDNLISHQRIHTGEKPYQCFECGKSFRLRHSLTSHQRIHTGEKPYQCLECGKSFSQRIHLTSHHRIHRREKPYQCFECGKCFSHSNTLTSHHRIHTGEKHYQCLECGKSFRQSSNLTSHQRIHTGEKPYQCLECGKSFNRKDSLISHQRIHTGEKPYQCFECGKSFRLRHSLTSHQRIHTNEKHYQCLECRKSFNRKDNLISHQRIHTGEKPYQCFECGKSFRLRHSLTSHQRIHTGEKPYQCLECGKSFSQRIHLTSHHRIHRGEKPYKCLECGKSFSQRIHLTSHQQIHTGEKPYQCLECGKNFNRKDTLISHQIIHRGEKPYQCLECGKSFSQRVTLTAHQRIHTGEKPYQCLECRKSFNRKDSLISHQRIHTGDKPYQCVECGKSFRLRHSLTTHQRIHTGEKPYLCLECGKRFRQSGDLTSHQRIHTGEKAYQCLECGMSFNHGFYLTAHHRIHSGEKPYQCLECGKSFTFRQSLTLHQRIHTGEKPYQCLECGKSFREGAKLTSHQRIHTGEKPYQCLECGKSFTSRQSLTSHQRIHTGEKPYLCLQCGKSFTHSSHFSSHQRIHTGEKPYHCMECGNSFRFRNNLTTHQRIHTGEKPYLCLECGKRFRQSGDLTSHQRIHTKGKPKKEKEKGEIIKQPLQNTIV
- the LOC132592830 gene encoding zinc finger protein 850-like isoform X3, which gives rise to MKETDPAKLARMEGGRWTVDLVRLSPASLPTTSELSLPGTSERSGPCSLFWLLNSSGRMKETDPAKLARMEGGRWTVDLVRLSPASLPTTSELSLPGTSERSDGEELEGRNKGDHNRIHIAEKSYKYSECGENIRQSSQSTYRQRKSFVERDSLTSHGRTKSREKLYQCWECGKGFSQISHLTSHQRVHTGEKPYQCFECGKSFTLSGDLTSHQRVHSGEKPYQCFECGKSFSHSNSLTSHQRIHTGEKHYQCLECGKSFRQSSNLTSHQRIHTGEKPYQCLECRKSFNRKDSLISHQRIHTGEKPYQCFECGKSFRLRHSLTSHQRIHTNEKHYQCLECRKSFNRKDNLISHQRIHTGEKPYQCFECGKSFRLRHSLTSHQRIHTGEKPYQCLECGKSFSQRIHLTSHHRIHRREKPYQCFECGKCFSHSNTLTSHHRIHTGEKHYQCLECGKSFRQSSNLTSHQRIHTGEKPYQCLECGKSFNRKDSLISHQRIHTGEKPYQCFECGKSFRLRHSLTSHQRIHTNEKHYQCLECRKSFNRKDNLISHQRIHTGEKPYQCFECGKSFRLRHSLTSHQRIHTGEKPYQCLECGKSFSQRIHLTSHHRIHRGEKPYKCLECGKSFSQRIHLTSHQQIHTGEKPYQCLECGKNFNRKDTLISHQIIHRGEKPYQCLECGKSFSQRVTLTAHQRIHTGEKPYQCLECRKSFNRKDSLISHQRIHTGDKPYQCVECGKSFRLRHSLTTHQRIHTGEKPYLCLECGKRFRQSGDLTSHQRIHTGEKAYQCLECGMSFNHGFYLTAHHRIHSGEKPYQCLECGKSFTFRQSLTLHQRIHTGEKPYQCLECGKSFREGAKLTSHQRIHTGEKPYQCLECGKSFTSRQSLTSHQRIHTGEKPYLCLQCGKSFTHSSHFSSHQRIHTGEKPYHCMECGNSFRFRNNLTTHQRIHTGEKPYLCLECGKRFRQSGDLTSHQRIHTKGKPKKEKEKGEIIKQPLQNTIV
- the LOC132592830 gene encoding zinc finger protein 420-like isoform X1, which gives rise to MKETDPAKLARMEGGRWTVDLVRLSPASLPTTSELSLPGTSERSGPCSLFWLLDSSGRMKETDPAKLARMEGGRWTFDLIRLSPASLPTTSERSLPGTSERSGPCSLFWLLNSSGRMKETDPAKLARMEGGRWTVDLVRLSPASLPTTSELSLPGTSERSDGEELEGRNKGDHNRIHIAEKSYKYSECGENIRQSSQSTYRQRKSFVERDSLTSHGRTKSREKLYQCWECGKGFSQISHLTSHQRVHTGEKPYQCFECGKSFTLSGDLTSHQRVHSGEKPYQCFECGKSFSHSNSLTSHQRIHTGEKHYQCLECGKSFRQSSNLTSHQRIHTGEKPYQCLECRKSFNRKDSLISHQRIHTGEKPYQCFECGKSFRLRHSLTSHQRIHTNEKHYQCLECRKSFNRKDNLISHQRIHTGEKPYQCFECGKSFRLRHSLTSHQRIHTGEKPYQCLECGKSFSQRIHLTSHHRIHRREKPYQCFECGKCFSHSNTLTSHHRIHTGEKHYQCLECGKSFRQSSNLTSHQRIHTGEKPYQCLECGKSFNRKDSLISHQRIHTGEKPYQCFECGKSFRLRHSLTSHQRIHTNEKHYQCLECRKSFNRKDNLISHQRIHTGEKPYQCFECGKSFRLRHSLTSHQRIHTGEKPYQCLECGKSFSQRIHLTSHHRIHRGEKPYKCLECGKSFSQRIHLTSHQQIHTGEKPYQCLECGKNFNRKDTLISHQIIHRGEKPYQCLECGKSFSQRVTLTAHQRIHTGEKPYQCLECRKSFNRKDSLISHQRIHTGDKPYQCVECGKSFRLRHSLTTHQRIHTGEKPYLCLECGKRFRQSGDLTSHQRIHTGEKAYQCLECGMSFNHGFYLTAHHRIHSGEKPYQCLECGKSFTFRQSLTLHQRIHTGEKPYQCLECGKSFREGAKLTSHQRIHTGEKPYQCLECGKSFTSRQSLTSHQRIHTGEKPYLCLQCGKSFTHSSHFSSHQRIHTGEKPYHCMECGNSFRFRNNLTTHQRIHTGEKPYLCLECGKRFRQSGDLTSHQRIHTKGKPKKEKEKGEIIKQPLQNTIV
- the LOC132592830 gene encoding zinc finger protein 850-like isoform X4 — translated: MKETDPAKLARMEGGRWTVDLVRLSPASLPTTSELSLPGTSERSGPCSLFWLLDSSGRMKETDPAKLARMEGGRWTFDLIRLSPASLPTTSERSLPGTSERSDGEELEGRNKGDHNRIHIAEKSYKYSECGENIRQSSQSTYRQRKSFVERDSLTSHGRTKSREKLYQCWECGKGFSQISHLTSHQRVHTGEKPYQCFECGKSFTLSGDLTSHQRVHSGEKPYQCFECGKSFSHSNSLTSHQRIHTGEKHYQCLECGKSFRQSSNLTSHQRIHTGEKPYQCLECRKSFNRKDSLISHQRIHTGEKPYQCFECGKSFRLRHSLTSHQRIHTNEKHYQCLECRKSFNRKDNLISHQRIHTGEKPYQCFECGKSFRLRHSLTSHQRIHTGEKPYQCLECGKSFSQRIHLTSHHRIHRREKPYQCFECGKCFSHSNTLTSHHRIHTGEKHYQCLECGKSFRQSSNLTSHQRIHTGEKPYQCLECGKSFNRKDSLISHQRIHTGEKPYQCFECGKSFRLRHSLTSHQRIHTNEKHYQCLECRKSFNRKDNLISHQRIHTGEKPYQCFECGKSFRLRHSLTSHQRIHTGEKPYQCLECGKSFSQRIHLTSHHRIHRGEKPYKCLECGKSFSQRIHLTSHQQIHTGEKPYQCLECGKNFNRKDTLISHQIIHRGEKPYQCLECGKSFSQRVTLTAHQRIHTGEKPYQCLECRKSFNRKDSLISHQRIHTGDKPYQCVECGKSFRLRHSLTTHQRIHTGEKPYLCLECGKRFRQSGDLTSHQRIHTGEKAYQCLECGMSFNHGFYLTAHHRIHSGEKPYQCLECGKSFTFRQSLTLHQRIHTGEKPYQCLECGKSFREGAKLTSHQRIHTGEKPYQCLECGKSFTSRQSLTSHQRIHTGEKPYLCLQCGKSFTHSSHFSSHQRIHTGEKPYHCMECGNSFRFRNNLTTHQRIHTGEKPYLCLECGKRFRQSGDLTSHQRIHTKGKPKKEKEKGEIIKQPLQNTIV